From a single Nostoc edaphicum CCNP1411 genomic region:
- a CDS encoding CHAT domain-containing protein — protein sequence MLRRISQSLKRLFKRLIASKQTSSLKGVRGHNLVEVLPELTNADLEQLFIQLLEGVHQARGRQWALRYLQRLENRIPAERWIDWLVMFGESLLASPAPNPLLATQMVELGELDVGRIGDVAYNIGIRLMQNLPTEIEYQDNQPQDEVEVTPGQELLRDLGEQLWEHDEPDVVEVTPGQELLRDLGEQLWEYDEPDIVETTTDEEILPISPGQELIRSLGEQLWEYEVPDVEPITSAPQNASFEEILTENLEELVLEYEGEDAQTAIPENLPLPAAEDSITSLAELRFGNEEKVNPTQTPANLLFTRQRTELTTSSSEETWDNTLTNLEPNVAYTLDELWVRLDQSTNLVQQLASDLAVQSSNSPGIIERHSDNPITHAQGWFYQGLSQAKTGDLLGAIASYDQAIELQPEFSEYWFNRGLTLFHLERFDEAIASYETATQLKPDFYKAWYNRGGTLGELGYFEEAIASFDKAIEIKPDYQEAWSSKGLALLKLGWLPEAIASYDQALHLEPEDQENWYHRGIALAVGEQFAEAIISYDRALEIYPEYHEVWIDRGVVLFNLGRWSEAIASWDKALSIQADFYLAWYNRGIALDNLGRRQEAIASYRQAIAIKPDFHLAWYNQALALFYLEQFAEAIVCYDSALQIKQDYWEAWIGRGTAIGNLVNSDVLLNFSSSITATNPALQQSGYEGKLASYEEGLKHLRTDTHPEGWGRLHFAIANTYYEQGKKHSNTRDYWRKAASEYHQALLTLTLEYFPQLHLEVLQSLSKVLMGLGQTTQVQELLQRGTDLLQQLLSEETRSDESKKQLALKFAGFDQLAVDLAVESGDLVEAWEIAEQGKNACLNWLLYGWDDNIYSPYYGAIQQLFNPTTAIIYWHISPVALHTFILKDQAPSPILLFTPMQDTGVIPLGEDAIRLNELPLPEAVQRLIQFETWLEDWHQQYQEYRSTAQDKESKSQHSWRVDMEEKLLQLYEILNISTIAQELEGITQLVLIPHRDLYRLPIHTLFHLSSPSLEELPNVESNFTVTYLPSAQVGLSIRTEDIWQWQNKLLLSIEHPESTGYPTLKFAKLESEIVSQMFNNIQRIQGSEATKNIVENALFDNYNIFHFTGRVINNLAEPKKSELSLTGEDRLTLDEICQQNLASYNLITLSACENLITTNHTISTEYVSLVTGFVSQGVPHVVSTLWSVESSASALVMIEFYRRLQPNKSAVTALAEATRWLKELTAGELTKWYEDVLNNLHPEEVRIKTYLATQLYRNSKMASDKNLYNHPYYWAAFTITGKPN from the coding sequence ATGCTCAGGCGGATATCGCAGTCGCTTAAAAGGTTATTCAAGCGCCTCATTGCAAGTAAGCAGACTAGTTCTCTCAAGGGTGTGAGAGGACACAATCTGGTGGAGGTACTACCAGAACTAACCAATGCGGATCTGGAACAATTGTTTATCCAATTGTTAGAAGGCGTGCATCAAGCACGAGGACGACAGTGGGCATTGAGGTATCTGCAACGACTCGAAAATCGGATTCCGGCTGAACGCTGGATCGATTGGTTGGTGATGTTTGGCGAAAGCTTGCTAGCCTCACCCGCACCCAATCCTCTGTTAGCAACGCAGATGGTGGAATTGGGTGAACTTGATGTTGGCAGAATTGGAGATGTTGCATATAACATTGGCATCCGGCTAATGCAAAACTTACCTACAGAGATAGAGTATCAGGACAATCAGCCGCAAGATGAGGTAGAAGTCACTCCTGGGCAAGAACTGTTGCGCGATTTGGGCGAACAGTTATGGGAGCATGATGAGCCAGATGTCGTAGAAGTCACTCCTGGGCAAGAACTGCTGCGCGATTTGGGCGAGCAGTTGTGGGAGTATGATGAGCCAGATATCGTAGAAACTACAACCGATGAAGAAATTCTGCCAATTTCTCCTGGGCAAGAGCTAATCCGTAGCTTAGGTGAGCAATTGTGGGAATATGAGGTGCCAGATGTTGAACCGATAACGTCAGCACCCCAAAATGCCTCTTTTGAAGAAATATTGACCGAAAACTTAGAGGAACTGGTATTGGAGTATGAAGGTGAAGATGCTCAAACGGCAATACCTGAAAATCTCCCTCTCCCCGCAGCGGAAGATTCAATCACTTCATTAGCCGAACTAAGATTTGGCAATGAAGAGAAAGTTAATCCAACTCAAACACCAGCAAATCTCCTTTTTACTAGACAAAGAACTGAATTAACAACATCTTCCTCAGAGGAAACCTGGGATAACACTTTGACGAATTTAGAGCCAAATGTGGCTTATACCCTAGATGAGTTGTGGGTGAGATTGGATCAAAGTACCAATTTAGTCCAGCAACTTGCTTCTGATCTGGCAGTTCAAAGCAGTAATTCCCCTGGTATTATTGAGCGACATAGCGATAACCCGATTACCCACGCTCAAGGGTGGTTTTACCAAGGTCTAAGCCAAGCGAAAACAGGCGATTTATTAGGCGCGATCGCATCTTATGATCAAGCCATCGAACTTCAACCCGAATTCTCAGAATATTGGTTTAATCGAGGCTTGACGCTGTTCCATTTAGAACGTTTTGATGAAGCGATCGCATCTTACGAAACAGCCACACAACTGAAACCCGACTTCTACAAAGCTTGGTATAACCGGGGTGGAACTCTCGGAGAATTAGGATACTTTGAAGAAGCGATCGCTTCATTTGATAAAGCTATAGAAATTAAACCAGACTATCAAGAAGCATGGTCTAGCAAGGGTTTAGCGCTACTGAAGTTAGGTTGGCTACCAGAAGCTATTGCGAGTTATGACCAAGCGCTGCATTTGGAACCAGAAGACCAGGAAAACTGGTATCACCGAGGTATAGCCCTGGCTGTCGGCGAACAATTTGCCGAGGCGATTATATCTTACGACAGAGCGCTAGAAATTTACCCAGAGTACCACGAAGTTTGGATAGACCGGGGTGTAGTGCTGTTTAATTTAGGAAGATGGTCAGAAGCGATCGCTTCCTGGGATAAAGCCCTTTCCATTCAAGCCGACTTCTACTTAGCTTGGTACAACCGAGGTATAGCATTAGACAACTTAGGGCGTAGACAAGAAGCGATCGCCTCCTATCGACAAGCGATCGCCATTAAACCCGACTTCCACTTAGCTTGGTATAATCAGGCGTTAGCACTGTTTTATTTAGAACAATTTGCCGAAGCGATCGTTTGTTATGACAGCGCTTTGCAAATTAAACAAGATTATTGGGAAGCTTGGATTGGTCGGGGAACTGCGATCGGTAATTTAGTGAACTCTGACGTCTTGCTGAATTTTTCGAGTAGTATCACCGCGACAAATCCCGCCTTACAACAGAGTGGCTACGAAGGAAAATTAGCCAGCTACGAGGAAGGGTTAAAGCATCTGCGAACAGATACCCATCCAGAAGGTTGGGGGAGATTGCATTTTGCGATCGCTAATACTTATTATGAGCAAGGCAAAAAACATAGCAATACCCGCGATTATTGGCGCAAAGCCGCATCTGAGTACCATCAAGCGCTGTTAACCCTGACATTAGAATATTTTCCCCAGTTGCACCTAGAGGTTTTGCAATCTCTAAGCAAAGTGCTGATGGGTTTGGGACAAACAACACAAGTTCAAGAATTACTGCAACGCGGTACAGACTTATTGCAACAATTACTGAGTGAAGAAACTCGCTCAGACGAAAGTAAAAAACAGCTAGCTTTAAAATTTGCAGGCTTTGATCAATTGGCAGTTGATTTAGCTGTAGAGTCTGGTGATTTAGTTGAAGCCTGGGAAATTGCCGAACAAGGTAAAAACGCTTGTTTAAACTGGCTACTTTACGGCTGGGATGATAATATTTACTCGCCTTATTATGGGGCAATTCAACAACTATTCAATCCCACAACAGCAATTATTTACTGGCATATTAGTCCAGTCGCTCTACATACATTTATTCTCAAAGACCAAGCGCCATCACCAATCCTGCTCTTTACACCCATGCAAGATACTGGGGTAATACCTTTAGGAGAAGACGCTATTCGGCTCAATGAATTGCCCCTACCTGAAGCAGTGCAACGCCTAATTCAATTTGAAACTTGGCTAGAAGATTGGCATCAACAATACCAAGAATATCGCAGCACGGCCCAAGACAAAGAAAGTAAAAGCCAGCATTCTTGGCGAGTTGATATGGAAGAGAAGCTGTTGCAACTGTATGAAATCCTGAATATTTCCACAATTGCACAGGAACTCGAAGGCATTACCCAACTGGTTTTAATTCCTCACCGTGACTTGTACCGATTGCCCATTCATACTCTTTTCCATCTCTCTTCCCCATCACTGGAAGAGTTGCCGAATGTGGAATCAAATTTCACCGTCACTTATCTACCTAGTGCCCAAGTAGGTTTATCAATCAGAACTGAAGATATTTGGCAGTGGCAAAATAAGTTATTACTCAGTATTGAACATCCTGAGAGTACAGGTTATCCCACACTTAAATTTGCCAAACTTGAGTCCGAAATTGTTAGCCAGATGTTCAATAATATCCAACGAATTCAGGGGTCAGAAGCTACAAAAAATATTGTCGAGAATGCCTTGTTTGATAATTACAACATCTTTCATTTTACAGGTCGTGTAATTAATAATTTAGCTGAACCTAAAAAGTCAGAATTATCATTAACAGGTGAAGACAGACTTACTTTAGATGAAATCTGCCAACAAAATCTCGCAAGTTACAATCTTATTACTCTCTCTGCCTGTGAAAATTTAATTACTACTAACCACACTATCAGCACCGAATATGTGAGTTTAGTTACTGGTTTTGTGAGTCAGGGCGTTCCTCATGTAGTGAGTACTCTCTGGAGTGTAGAATCTTCGGCTAGTGCTTTGGTAATGATTGAGTTTTACCGACGATTACAGCCGAATAAATCAGCCGTTACTGCTTTAGCTGAAGCAACGCGATGGCTGAAAGAATTAACTGCTGGTGAACTGACAAAATGGTATGAAGATGTTTTGAATAATTTGCATCCTGAAGAAGTAAGAATTAAAACTTATTTAGCTACACAGCTATATAGAAATAGTAAAATGGCATCAGATAAAAATCTTTATAATCATCCTTATTACTGGGCAGCATTCACAATTACGGGTAAGCCGAATTAA
- a CDS encoding GNAT family N-acetyltransferase, with protein MSKPIITARLIARDELPQLLALYHHLNPVDAPLPADDVLQSIWDEILDDPRLYYIVADIANQLVATCNLTIVPNLTRGARPYGIIENVVTHPDYRRQGFGTQVLHYALALAWQQQCYKVMLLSGSKREETLHFYENAGFKRGVKTGFVAIAPEEL; from the coding sequence TTGTCTAAACCCATAATTACCGCTCGCCTGATTGCACGCGACGAACTTCCCCAACTTCTGGCGTTGTATCACCACTTAAATCCTGTAGATGCGCCTCTACCTGCTGATGATGTTTTACAATCCATCTGGGATGAGATTTTAGATGATCCCCGTTTGTATTACATTGTGGCTGATATTGCTAACCAGTTAGTCGCAACGTGTAACTTAACTATTGTTCCCAACTTGACGCGTGGCGCACGTCCATACGGCATTATTGAAAATGTCGTCACTCACCCCGATTACCGACGACAGGGATTTGGTACACAGGTGCTTCATTATGCATTAGCTTTAGCATGGCAGCAACAGTGCTATAAAGTGATGCTTCTGAGTGGCTCAAAACGTGAGGAGACGTTGCACTTCTATGAAAATGCTGGGTTTAAGCGTGGAGTTAAAACTGGATTTGTTGCCATAGCTCCAGAGGAGTTATAA
- a CDS encoding fasciclin domain-containing protein yields the protein MSSLFRWSSTKVALLVLGMTAAIITPIVISTPASSQSTVPSATPSPTPAPTSTVNLSDVSSDYWARPFIQVLADNNVIAGFPDGSFRPNQPVTRAEFAALIQRAFSNQNRVRQLSPGGFSDVPAGYWAASAIQLAYETGFLAGYPGNVFRPNQEIPRVQGIVALSSGLGLSGGDTSTLSTYYNDASAIPDYAIGSVAAATAGNLVVNYPDVKQLNPQQSLTRAEAAALLYQALARQGRLQPIASNLPASQYIVAGTPTATDIVSLASSSNSFSTLTSLLKTAGLVDILQQPGPYTVFAPTNDAFAALPAATLQQLEQPENREALIKILRYHVVPGALTASQLSAGELKTFEERPVNIQIDSANNQVAVNNARVIQADVKASNGVIHAINQVLIPPDVNISQLNQPPTGTNGTTPDVNVGRATRGGRSYLGVAGNIGLSGNDTALSEGNFTVISKLGLTNYLSVRPSVIFGDDTIFLVPVTFDFSPRAAGSVGERTFAISPYLGAGVAIEANLDTDIGLLLTGGVDLPLGSRFTVTGAVNAAFMDQTDVGLLLGVGYNF from the coding sequence ATGTCTAGTTTGTTTCGTTGGTCATCAACAAAGGTTGCTTTGTTAGTTCTGGGCATGACAGCTGCGATAATAACTCCCATCGTAATTTCTACACCAGCTTCATCTCAAAGTACTGTTCCATCTGCTACTCCATCTCCTACACCAGCACCAACTTCAACAGTTAACTTGTCTGATGTTTCCTCAGATTATTGGGCGCGTCCTTTCATTCAAGTCCTAGCTGACAATAATGTGATTGCTGGCTTTCCTGATGGCAGCTTTAGACCGAATCAACCTGTAACTCGTGCTGAATTTGCTGCCCTAATTCAAAGAGCTTTCAGTAATCAAAACCGAGTTCGGCAATTAAGCCCCGGTGGATTTAGTGATGTTCCTGCTGGCTATTGGGCGGCTTCTGCAATTCAGCTAGCTTATGAAACTGGATTTTTGGCAGGCTATCCTGGAAACGTGTTTAGACCAAATCAAGAAATCCCTAGAGTGCAGGGGATTGTTGCTTTAAGTAGTGGCTTGGGTTTGTCTGGTGGTGATACAAGTACTCTCAGTACTTACTACAACGACGCCTCAGCTATCCCAGACTACGCTATTGGTAGTGTGGCAGCAGCAACAGCAGGTAATCTTGTTGTCAACTACCCGGATGTGAAACAACTCAATCCGCAACAGTCGCTAACTCGTGCTGAAGCCGCAGCACTTTTATATCAAGCTTTGGCTAGACAAGGACGGCTACAACCCATTGCTAGCAATCTTCCAGCTAGTCAGTATATAGTCGCTGGAACTCCAACTGCTACTGATATTGTTTCTCTTGCTTCATCCAGTAATTCTTTTTCAACTCTAACTTCTTTATTAAAGACAGCTGGTTTAGTAGATATTCTGCAACAGCCTGGCCCTTATACAGTCTTCGCTCCTACCAATGATGCATTTGCTGCTTTGCCTGCTGCTACCTTACAACAGTTAGAGCAACCAGAAAATAGAGAAGCATTAATTAAGATTTTGAGATATCATGTGGTTCCTGGTGCGTTAACTGCTAGTCAGCTTTCGGCTGGGGAACTGAAAACCTTTGAAGAAAGACCTGTAAATATTCAAATCGATTCGGCTAACAATCAAGTTGCGGTGAATAATGCCAGAGTTATCCAGGCAGATGTCAAAGCTAGCAATGGTGTTATCCATGCAATTAACCAAGTCCTAATCCCGCCTGATGTTAACATCAGTCAGTTAAATCAGCCACCAACAGGCACGAACGGCACAACGCCTGATGTGAATGTAGGTAGAGCTACTCGTGGTGGCAGAAGCTATCTTGGAGTCGCTGGTAATATTGGTTTGAGCGGCAACGATACAGCTTTGAGCGAGGGTAACTTTACAGTAATCAGCAAACTTGGTCTGACAAACTATCTGTCAGTGCGACCATCGGTGATCTTTGGGGACGATACAATATTTCTAGTTCCCGTAACTTTTGATTTTTCTCCCCGCGCAGCAGGTTCGGTGGGTGAAAGAACCTTTGCCATATCTCCTTACTTAGGTGCTGGTGTAGCAATTGAAGCTAATCTTGATACTGACATTGGATTGCTTCTAACTGGTGGTGTAGACCTTCCTTTAGGTTCTCGATTTACGGTGACAGGTGCCGTAAATGCTGCTTTTATGGATCAAACTGATGTCGGGCTACTATTAGGAGTTGGCTACAACTTTTAA
- a CDS encoding class I SAM-dependent methyltransferase, which yields MPKQSIGLDNQLYNYLLSVSLREPEILGKLRQETASHPRSGMQISPEQGQFMRLLVQLIGAKKTLEVGVFTGYSSLSVALALPDDGKIIACDVSEEFTAIARRYWQEAGVTDKIDLRLAPALETLDQLLATGQAETFDFAFIDADKENYDGYYERSLQLVRPGGLIAIDNVLWSGQVADEQNQDESTQSIRALNKKLHHDERITLSLVPIADGLTLAIKRS from the coding sequence ATGCCAAAACAGTCTATAGGTCTTGATAACCAACTCTACAATTATCTTTTATCAGTTTCGCTGCGGGAACCAGAGATTCTTGGGAAATTACGCCAAGAAACCGCCAGCCATCCCCGGAGTGGAATGCAGATTTCACCAGAACAAGGACAGTTTATGAGACTTTTGGTGCAGTTAATTGGAGCGAAGAAAACCCTGGAAGTTGGAGTGTTTACGGGTTATAGCTCACTTTCTGTAGCTTTGGCACTACCAGATGATGGGAAAATTATTGCTTGTGATGTGAGTGAAGAATTTACTGCGATCGCTCGGCGGTATTGGCAAGAAGCTGGAGTTACCGATAAAATCGATCTCCGATTGGCACCAGCTTTAGAAACTTTAGATCAATTATTGGCAACTGGTCAAGCAGAAACCTTTGACTTTGCCTTTATTGATGCTGATAAAGAAAATTATGATGGATATTATGAGCGATCGCTACAATTAGTGCGTCCAGGTGGATTAATTGCTATTGATAATGTTTTATGGTCTGGACAAGTTGCTGATGAGCAAAATCAAGATGAAAGCACCCAATCTATCCGCGCTCTCAACAAAAAGTTACATCATGACGAACGGATAACATTGTCCCTTGTCCCCATCGCCGATGGACTTACCTTAGCCATCAAGCGATCTTAA